From Gloeothece citriformis PCC 7424, one genomic window encodes:
- a CDS encoding fasciclin domain-containing protein — protein MANIVDTAVNAGSFSTLVAAIKAANLVDTLQGKGPFTVFAPTDEAFGKLPEGTVDELLKDIPKLKKILTYHVVSGKVMAADVVKLKSAKTVEGSDVKINASNGTVKVNDSTVATADVAADNGVIHIIDTVLIPA, from the coding sequence ATGGCTAACATTGTTGATACTGCCGTTAATGCTGGTTCTTTCAGCACCCTGGTTGCTGCAATCAAAGCTGCTAATCTTGTAGATACTCTACAAGGAAAAGGTCCCTTCACCGTCTTTGCACCTACTGATGAGGCGTTTGGTAAGCTTCCAGAAGGCACAGTAGATGAACTGTTAAAAGACATTCCCAAACTCAAGAAAATCTTGACCTATCATGTCGTTTCAGGTAAGGTGATGGCGGCTGATGTCGTTAAACTCAAATCAGCCAAAACCGTTGAAGGTTCAGATGTGAAAATTAACGCTTCTAATGGCACTGTTAAAGTGAATGATTCTACCGTTGCCACAGCAGATGTTGCTGCTGATAATGGTGTCATCCACATTATTGACACCGTGTTAATTCCTGCCTAA